One Lysobacter enzymogenes DNA segment encodes these proteins:
- a CDS encoding ABC transporter ATP-binding protein has product MIHSLEVHDVRKSYGDFQAVKGMSFKVRQGSCFGILGPNGAGKTTLLGMIEGIVPITSGSINLLGMDVATQIRKIQPRIGVQLQQNNYFQFLSVAQLLKFYQQLRRAGGPPRKGQSIEWLLQRLGLSDKLKFKVDELSGGQKQRLSIAIALLEDPDVIFLDEPTSALDPHSRHLTWEFIEQLKQDPNKTVILTTHYMEEAERLCDEIMIMNDGRVIAQGNPAELVSGMQARQAIQFQFAKGQFKLEYVQDLADATDLHWDDQTDRLRVTTREVAQTMRSILERSQSQRIDVINFDIDRPSLEDVFLSHTVKDPRE; this is encoded by the coding sequence ATGATCCACTCGCTCGAAGTGCACGATGTCCGCAAGAGCTACGGCGATTTCCAGGCCGTCAAAGGCATGAGCTTCAAGGTCCGCCAGGGCAGTTGCTTCGGCATCCTCGGTCCCAACGGCGCCGGCAAGACCACCTTGCTGGGCATGATCGAGGGGATCGTGCCGATCACCTCCGGCTCGATAAACCTGCTCGGCATGGACGTGGCCACGCAGATCCGCAAGATCCAGCCGCGCATCGGCGTGCAGCTGCAGCAGAACAACTACTTCCAGTTCCTCAGCGTGGCCCAGCTGCTGAAGTTCTACCAGCAGCTGCGCCGCGCCGGCGGGCCGCCGCGCAAGGGCCAGTCGATCGAGTGGCTGCTGCAGCGGCTGGGGCTCAGCGACAAGCTCAAGTTCAAGGTCGACGAGCTGTCGGGCGGGCAGAAGCAGCGCCTGTCGATCGCCATCGCCCTGCTCGAGGATCCGGACGTGATCTTCCTCGACGAGCCGACCTCGGCGCTGGACCCGCACAGCCGCCACCTGACCTGGGAGTTCATCGAGCAGCTCAAGCAGGACCCGAACAAGACCGTGATCCTGACCACGCACTACATGGAAGAGGCCGAGCGCCTGTGCGACGAGATCATGATCATGAACGACGGTCGGGTCATCGCCCAGGGCAACCCGGCCGAGCTGGTCAGCGGCATGCAGGCGCGCCAGGCGATCCAGTTCCAGTTCGCCAAGGGCCAGTTCAAGCTCGAATACGTGCAGGACCTGGCCGACGCCACCGACCTGCACTGGGACGATCAGACCGATCGCCTGCGCGTGACCACGCGCGAGGTGGCGCAGACCATGCGCAGCATCCTGGAACGGAGCCAGAGCCAGCGCATCGACGTCATCAACTTCGACATCGACCGTCCCAGCCTCGAGGACGTGTTCCTTTCGCACACCGTCAAGGACCCGCGCGAATGA